GTGTGAGCGTGAGGTAACGGTCCGCGGCGCCGCGCGTCCGGTCCTGGAGCTCGTGCAGGAGCGGCTCGGCGGCCAGCCGCTCGAGCACCTGCCGCAGGCTCTGGTTGCGCCTCGAGGCGAGGCTGTTGAGCCGCATGAGATCGGCTTCTTCGGCCCCGAGCAGCGGCGAGGCGAGCAGCTGGTAGGTCGCGGTGCTGTCATCGGGATCGGCGACCGCGCGCAGGACCGCCAGGCAGAGCCGGACCTCGTCCCGCGAGTAGAGCCGCGACTGCGCGTTCTGCTGAAAGGGGATGCCGGAGGCCTCGAGCGCGGTCAGCACCGGCACGAGCTGGCGATGGGTGCGCGCCAGGATGGCGAAGTCCCGCGGGCTGCGCCGTCCCGCCTCGATCTCGGTCTTGATCGTGTCGACCACGAACTCCGCCTCGTCGCTCGCGGTCAGGAATTCGCGATGCTCGATCAAGCCGTCACCCTCGAACGCCGACCGCAGGCGCTTCTCGAAGCGCTTGTCGCCCGAGCGCTGCTGCAGCCTGGCCTCGAGCCGGTCGGGGTTGTTGTGCTGGATGAGCCGATAGGCGGCATCCAGCAGGTTCTGCCGCGAGCGGTAGTTGGTGGTCAGCACGACGGTCTTCGCGTCCGAGAACACCTCGAGGAAGGCGAGGAGATTGGCCATCTTCGCGCCGCGGAAGCGGTAGATGCTCTGGTCGTCGTCGCCCACCACGGTGAGGTTCTGCCGCTCGCCCGCGAGCAGGCGGATCATCTCGAACTGCGAGTGGTTCGTGTCCTGGAACTCGTCCACCAGGATGTAGCGGTACTGATCGTGGAGCTGCCGCAGCACGTGCGGGCGTTCGCGCAGGATGCGGAGCGCGAGCCCCACCTGATCGCCGAAGTCGAGCCGGTCGTTGGAGAGCATCAGCTCGCGATAGCGAGCATAGGCCAGCGCCTTCTCGAGCTCCGCGGCGGCTTCATCCCGCTGGCTCTCGTCGCGCGCCTCGGCTTCGAGCTTGCGGGCGAACGCCAGGTATTCCTCGGGCGAGACGTCTTCATCGCGAGCCCGGCTGAAGCATCGGACCAGGGCCGCCAGATTGGCGTCCGGCTGGCCCAGCGGCGCGTAACGCCGGAGCCCGAGATCGAACAGATGCTCGCGCAGGAACACCCGCACCTCGGCCTCGCTGCAGACGCGCGGACGGGTGGTGAAGCCGAGCTCGATGCCGAAGCTCCGCACCAGACGGTCGCCGAAGGCGTGGAAGGTGGCGATCGTGGCGTCGGTGTACCCGTACGGGACGAGCACGTCGACGCGCGACTCCATCTCGGTCGCCGCCTTGTCGGTGAAGGTGAGGGCGAGGATCTGCTCGGGGCGAACCCGCTTCTCGGCGATCAGCCAGGCGATGCGGCTGGTGATGACGTGGGTCTTGCCGGTGCCGGCGCCGGCGACGATCAGCAGCGGGCCTTCGCCGTGGGTGACGGCTTCGCGCTGCCGCTCGTTGAGATGTTCGAGGATCAGAGCGCTCCCGTGCGGGGTGGCACGGGTGTCGACGGTCATCCTCGCACCCGTTGCAGGGTGGGATCGAAGGGCGCTTCGTTGAGACGCCGCGCGCCATCCGGCTCGACCACGACCAGGTCCTCGAGACGGACTCCGAAACGCCCGGGAAGGTAGATGCCCGGCTCGACGCTGTGCACGTTGGAGGCCTCGAGCGGCGTGGCATTGCCACCGGCGAGATAGGGCGGCTCGTGGACTTCGAGTCCGACACCGTGACCGGTGCGGTGCACGAAGAACTCGCCGTAGCCGGCCTTCTCGATCACCGCGCGAGCCGCACGATCGACCGCCTCGCAGGGCGCGCCGGGCCGTGCCGCCGCGATACCGGCGCGGCGCGCGTCGTCGACGATCGCGTACACCTTCTCGGCCTCCGCGGGCGGCGTGCCGAGCCAGAATGTGCGAGTGATGTCGGAGCCATAGCCGGAGGTGTATGCGCCGACGTCGAGGATCACCACGTCGCCTTCCTGCAGACGGCGCGACGAATTGAAGTGGTGAGGCAGCGCGCTGTTCGGACCCGAGGCGCAGATCGCCCACGGCTCGGTGTCGCCCGCGTCCTCGAACCTGCGCATCGCGAAGCGCGCGACCTCGATCTCGGTCATGCCGGGCCGCATGAACTCGGCGGTCTCGAGCACGATGGCGTCGGCGTGACGTCCGGCCTCGGCGAGATGGCGCAGCTCGTCCGGGTCCTTGACCGCGCGCAGCGGGGCCATGGCCGATGCTGAGGGGCGACAGGTCGCGCGCGCCGCGAGCGCCAGCAATGGAGTGACTCGGAATCCTTCGCCGATCAAGAGCGTACGCGGACGGTCGAGATCGAGCCGCTTCTCGAGCATCGGCAGAGGGTTCTCGTGATCGGCCCAGGCCACGCATTCGAGCCACGGGCACTCGTGCGCGAGCGCGTCGGACTCGAGACGCGGCACCAGGCAGAAAGGATCGCCCCGGCGTGGAACCACGAGCGCCAGGAGCCGCTCGGTGGAGCGCGCCTTGGCGCCGGTCGCCCAGAAGAAGTCGGCCGACGGAGCGATGAGCATGAAGTCGGCCTCCTGCGAGTCGATCGCGCGCTGCAGGCGCGAGACGCGATTTCGATGGAGATCGCTCACGTCACGCACGCTAGCACCGGGGAAAGCGCGCGGCAACGACGCGCCGCTGAGCCTTTCGCGGTCTTGCCGGTGCCGCACGCGGTCACTAGACTGGCGGGTCGTGAAGCTCCAGCATGGAAGCGGAGAGCGAGGTCTCGCGTTCGCCTGGACGGCCGTGGTCGCGGCGGTCCTGGGTCTCTCCTGCGGCGGCGGCTCCAAGGAAATGCCCCCGGTGCGGGTCACCTGGGTCGTCGGGCAGGCCCTGCCCAACTTCGATCCGCTCGGCCCGCCGGATCCGGTGAGAGCGGCGATCGAGCGCCTGATCTCGCGCGGCCTGGTGGAGGAAGACTCGACCGGGCGCATCGTGCCGGCGGCGGCCGAGAGCGTTGCGATTTCCGGCAACGGGCTCCAGTACCGATTCACGCTTCGACCCGATCTCACCTTCTCCGACGGGTCGCCATGCCGGAGCGAAGCCTTCCGAGAAGCCATCGAGGCCGGCGTCAACCGCCTCGACCATGCCACGTACGCGTGGCTCTTTTCGTCGATCGAAGGGATGAGCAAGGCACGGCCGGGACGGCCGCTGCCGCCCCTGGGCATCGCCACACCCGACCCTCGCACGCTGCTGATCACGCTGTCGCGTCCCGATTCCCTGTTCCTCAGGAAGCTCGCGTTTCCAGGCGCCGCCGTCCCGTGGCGGCGTGGGGCGGAAGGCTGGTTCGACGGAGTCGGGAGCTACCGGATTGCCGCCGCGGCCCCGCAGCGACTGACGCTGGCGCTGCGAGCGCCATCGGCCGGCCTCCCGGACAGCATCCAGATCCGTTTCATTCCGGCCGCGTCCCGGGTGCGTGCGCTGCTGCGCGCCTCGGCGCCCGACCTGGTGTGGCCGCCTCCGCCCGATCTGCTCGATCAGGCCCTGCCTCCGGCCTATCAGGCACTGTCGCGGGCCGCGCGGCCGACACGCCGGCTGCTGCTCGTGCTCCGCCCCGACCTTCCGCCGACGTCGAAGGAAGCCGCGCGGCATGCGCTGACGAGCGGCCTGAACCGTGCCGAGCTGATCGACGCGCTGGGCATCGCGGGGGAGGACCGCACCACGGGGCTGACCGGAGCTCCGCCCTACCCCTTCCCCAATGACGATCCTTCGCAGGTGCGGGAGTGGCTCGAGCGAGGAGATCTCGGCCGCTCCCTGCACGTGGTGATGGCGTATTCCGCCGACGGCATGGGGGCGCGCGTCGCGCGCACGCTGCAATCCGAATGGGCGCGCAACGGCCTCGACGTCGAGCTGCGGCCGTTCCGGGAGCCCGCCGTCAGCACCGAAATGCTGCGCCGCGGCGGCGCGCAGCTCCTGCTGGTCGAGGACCAGGCGATCCTCGCCACGGCGTCGGCCGAGCTGGCGAGCCTCGTCCTGCCGATGCGCGGTCCGGCCGTGGGCGCGTTCCGAGTCGGCTGGATGACGCGCGAGTTCGATCCTTGGATCTGGGCGGCCGGGAATCCACCTCCACTCGATGCCGGCGCCGCGCAGCAACGCCTCGTCGACGAGGACATCGCGCTGCCGATCGCCAATCTGCCATGGCTGTGGGTGCAGCGGGCGGAGGTGAAGGGCCGATTCCATCCGCGACTCGGCCCCGATCCGATCGGAGCGGCGCCGTGAGCACGAAGCCGTCCGTGACCGTGATCATGCCGATCCGCAACGAAGGCGCATTCATCGACCGCAGCCTGGGCGCCGTGGTCGATCAGGACTTTCCCCGTGAACGGCTGCAGATCCTGGTCGCCGACGGCCGGTCCACCGACGATACGCGTGCCCGGATTCAGGACCTGGCTCGCAAGCATCCGGAGGTGACGATCGAGATCGTCGACAATCCCGGCGGCATCGTGCCGACCGGCATGAACGCCGCGCTCCGCAAGGCGACCGGTGACATCATCGTCCGGGTCGACGGCCACACGATCGTCGAGCGCGATTACATCCGGCGTTGTCTGGATGCCCTCGAACGCACCGGTGCCCAGTGCGTGGGCGGACGCATGGACGCGGTGGCGGATGCCGCGCTGGGCCGCGCCGTGGCGCTGGCCACCTCCTCGCCGTTCGGTGTGGGCGGGGCGAGATTCCACTATTCTCCGCGGGAGGAAGAGGTCGATACGGTATACATGGGCGCCTGGCCCCGGGAGCTGTTCCAGCGGATGGGCGGTTTCGACGAGGAGATGGTGCGCAATCAGGACGACGAGCTGAGCTATCGCATTCGTGAGCGAGGCGGTCGCATCATGCTCGATCCTTCGATCAAGTCCCGCTACTACCCGCGGACCTCGCTGCGCACGCTGTGGCGCCAGTACTTCCAGTACGGCTACTGGAAGGTTCGGGTGATGCAGAAGCATCCCCTCCAGATGAAGCTCCGCCACTTCGCGCCCGGAGCGCTGGTCGCGACGCTGGCGGTGACGGCGCTCGCGTCCCCGTTCTCGGCCGCGGCGCGGGTCGCGCTGGTGACGGTCGCGAGTCTCTACGTCGCGGCCAATCTCGCGGCATCGGCCTGGACGGCGCGCCGGGCCGACGAGGGATCCGCGCCGTGGCTGCCGGTAGTGTTCGCAGCGCTCCACCTCTCTTATGGCGCGGGATTCCTGACCGGACTGGTGCGGTTCGCCGGTCGTTTCGGCCAGCGGCCGGCGGAGGCGACGTCGTGACCGGCGCCAACGTTCCTTACTTCCGTCCGCCGATCACCGACGACGACGTCGAGGCGGTGGCGGCGGCGGTGCGGTCCGGATGGCTCACGAGCGGCCCCCAGGTCAAGCGCTTCGAGCAGGAGTTCGCGGCCGCGGTCGGCGCCAAGCACGCGCTCGCCGTGAACTCGTGCACCGCGGCGCTGCACCTGGCGGTCGAGGCGCTGCACCTGCGCGCCGACCAGGTGGTCCTGACTCCGACCATGACATTTGCCGCGACCGCGGAGGTGGTGCGCTATCAGGGCGCGTGGCCGCTGCTCGTGGACTGCGATCCGGTCACCGCGCACCTGGATTTCGCGGACGCGGAGCGCAAGCTGGCCGACTTCCGCGCCGGACGGCTTCCCGGAAAGCTGCCGGCGGACGCCGAGGTGGTGGGCATCATCCCGGTCCACGTCGCCGGCTTGATGATGGACGTCGCGAAGGTGAAAGCCTTCGCCACGAAGCACCGCCTGTGGACCGTGGAGGACAGCGCCCACAGCTTTCCCGCCGCGTGGCGCTGCAGCGCCGGGCATGCCTGGCAGCGCTGCGGAGAGAACACCTCGATGATCGGCTGCTTCTCCTTCTACGCCAACAAGACCATCACCACCGGTGAAGGCGGCATGGCGGTGACCGACGACGACGATCTCGCCGGACGCATGCGGCTGATGGCGCTTCACGGGTTGTCGCACGACGCCTGGGGACGGTACGCGGGAGGTCCCTGGGACTATCGGATCGTCGCGCCGGGATTCAAGTACAACATGACCGACATGGCCGCGGCGCTTGGCCTGCGACAGCTCTCGCGCGCCCACGAGCTGCGCGACGCGCGCGAAGCTCTGGCCATGCGCTACCTCGAGGCCCTGGCGGACGTGGAATGGATCGAGCTGCCGCCGGTGAACGCGGATCGCGTCCACGCCTGGCATCTCTTCCCGATCCGCTTGCGACTCGACCGGCTGCGCGCCGATCGCAATCAGATCCTCGACGAGCTGAAGAAGGAAGGGGTGGGATGCTCGGTGCACTGGCGGCCGCTCCATCTTCACCCGTATTACGAGGAGTTCGGGTGGACACGCGCCCACCTTCCCGAAGCGTCGGCGCTGTGGGAGCGACTGATCAGCCTGCCGATGTTCCCCGGCATGCGCGAGGACGAGTTCCAGCACGTGGTGCGCACGGTTTCGGCGGTTTGCGCGCGCCATGGCCGCTGACCAGCCTCCAGTCGAGGAGCTTCCCAGACCGCAGCCCGGCCTGCCGCGGGGTATCGAAGTCGCGCTGGCGGGGCTCGGATTGCTCGTGCTCTCGCCGCTCCTGCTCGTGTCGGCGCTGGCGATCATCGCCACCTCTCCGGGCGGCGCGTTGTTCCGCCAGGTGCGGGTCGGTCGCGACGGCCGCTTGTTCGGACTCCTCAAGCTGCGATCGATGCGCATCGACCTCGATGGGCCTCCGCTCACCGGCCGCGTCGACACGCGCGTCACCCCGCTGGGCCGCTGGCTGCGGCGCGCCAAGATCGACGAGATCCCTCAGCTCTGGAACGTGGTGGTGGGTGACATGGCGCTGGTGGGCCCGCGTCCCGAGGTGCCGCGCTACGTCGACCTCGCCGATCCGCGCTGGCGCCGTGTGCTCGAGGTGCGGCCGGGCCTCACCGATCCGATGACGGTCAAGCTGCGAAACGAAGAGGCGCTGATGCCGGGATCGGCGGAGGAGCGCGAGCGTTTCTACGTCGAGACGCTGCTGCCGATGAAAGTGCTCGGCAACCTCGAGTATCTCTCCCGGCGGAACGCCGCGTCCGATGTGAGCGTGCTGATGGCGACGTTGATCGCGATCGTCTTCCCGGGGCCCCCTCCGGACCGCGAGGAGCTGCTGCGCCGCGGCCGGATCTGATCGGTTCCCGTCACGGCTTTTGAGCCGCGGCGGCGCGCAAGGTATCGTGCCGCCATGAGCGTGCGCGTCCGATTCGCCCCCAGTCCCACCGGCTACCTCCATGTCGGGGGCGCGCGCACGGCGCTCTACAACTATCTCTTTGCCCGCGGACACGGCGGCACCTTCATTCTTCGCATCGAGGACACCGATGCCGCGCGCTCGACGCCGGAATCCCTGGCGGCGATCTTCGACAGCCTGCGCTGGCTCGGCCTCACCTGGGACGAGGGACCCGAGGCCGGAGGCGATTGCGGGCCCTACTTCCAGGCGCAACGCCGGGATCTGTACCACCAGCATGCAGCGACGTTGACGGCTTCCGGGCGCGCCTACCCCTGCTATTGCACCGCCGAGGAGCTGGAAGCGCGCCGCGCGGCACAGGTGGCGAGCGGCGAGCCGCCGGGCTACGACGACCGCTGCCGCGGGCTCGATGCCGAAGGGCGCGCCGCGCGCGAGAAGGAAGGGCGCAAGGCGGCCCTGCGGTTCGCGCTGCCTTCGAGCGGGGAGACCGGCTGGGTCGACGTCGTCCGCAGCCAGGTCACCTTTCGCAACGATCTGCTGGACGACTTCGTGCTGATCCGCTCGGACGGCTTGCCGACCTACAACTACGCCTGCGTGATCGATGATCACGCCATGGCGATCACGCACGTGATCCGGGGCGATGACCACATCTCGAACACGCCGCGGCAGCTGCTGCTCTACCAGGCGCTGGGCTGGACGCCGCCGGTCTTCGCGCATGTCCCCATGATCCTCGGCGCCGACGGCTCGCGACTCTCCAAGCGTCACGGCGCGACGTCCGTGGGCGCCTATCGCGACCTCGGCTATCTGCCCGAGGCGATGGTGAACTTCCTCGCGATGCTGGGCTGGGCCTACGACGGCCAGCGCGAGCTGTTCACGCTCGACGAGCTGGTGCAGTGCTTCAAGCTGGAGCGTGTGGGCTCGAACCCCGCGGTGTTCAACACCGACAAGCTCGAGTGGATGAACGGCCAGCACCTGCGGATGCTTCCCGAAGGCGAGCGCATCCGCCGGGTTGCGGCGCATCTGTCGGTGCAGGGATACGATGTCACGTCACGCGGGCCGGAGTGGCTCGCTGCACTGGTGCGCGCGATCGGGGACCGCATGAAGACGCTGGAGGATGCCGAGCGCTACGTCGCTTTCGCGCTCAAGGCGGAGCTGGCGCGCGACCCCGAAGCCTGGGCGGAGGTTCGTGAGAAACCCGACGTGGCGCCGCGCTTGCGATCGCTGGAAGCCAAGCTGGCGGTCGAGTCTTCGTGGGACCTGGAGTCGCTCGAGCGCGTCACTCGCGGCGTGGCCGCCGAGCTCGGCATCAAGGCGGGCGAGCTGATCGGCTTGACGCGCGTGGCGCTCACCGGCCGCAAGGTGAGCCCCGGCATCTTCGACGTGATGTGGCTGCTCGGACGCGAACGAACGCTGGAGCGACTCGAGGACACGGCCCGGGAGTGGGAAGAGGCGCGTCGGGCGAGCGTTTGAGGGCGAGTTCTGCCCGCGATCGGCGCGGGTTGCCGGGCTCCGGTGAGCTTTGCTAGATTGCCGCGGCTTTTCTGCTGCCCGGTGGTGTAACGGTAGCACGACTGGCTCTGGACCAGTTAGTCGAGGTTCGAATCCTTGCCGGGCAGCCACCTTCCTCTGCGGATTGATCCTCGCAGTTTCGGTTGGTAGATTGCCGCGCTTCGCGCGCGGATGCCGTGTGTGGCGCTATCGTCTAGGGGTCTAGGACAGGTGGTTCTCAGCCATCAGACCGGGGTTCGAATCCCCGTAGCGCTACCATCGCCGACACGCCGCCGTCAGAGTGGAGCGCCGGAGCCGTTCCGCTTGAAGATCTGCGTGGACGACAACGCTGCCACTTTGAGGGTCGATGGAACGGCCGCGAAGGTGGTCGATGCCGGGAAGGTGAGGAAGCAGAAAGCGGACATCGAGAAGATCGAGGCGGTTCTGCTCAAGGCTCCGTCTGGTGTCCGCATGCAGCGTGTTCCGGCGAAGGCGCAGAGTTGGGAGGTCCGTGACGAACGACTCGATTGGCCAGACCCGGAACTGAGGCACATTCGGCTACTCCGAACCATCTACTACTCGTTATGCCGCTTGATTAGACCGCACTCTGGAGGCACGCGATGGTGATGGTCAAGCCGGTTCCAGAAGGCATGCAGGCAGTTTTTCCGATGCTGGTCTGCCAGAGCCCAGAGGCCGAGATGGACTTCTGCGCGGCGGCATTCGGAGCGGTTGAGCAGGTGCGGCGGCCAGGCCCGGATGGTTCGCCAATTCACATAGCGATGCGAATCAACGACGCGTTCTTGGTGGTACAGTCAGAATTCCCGGACGTGGTAGCCAGCCGCGCACCCGTTGCCGATGGGAGCTCGCCCGTGGTCGTTTTCGTCTACGTTGCCGACGTAGACCTGGTGGTGGAGCGTGCTGTCGCTGCGGGCGCAAAGATCCTTATTCCCGCGCAGAATCAGTTTTGGGGCGACCGGTCGGCGAGGATCCTCGACCCATCTGGCCATGTTTGGACAGTTGCATCGCGCATCGAAGAGACTACGGAGCAGCAACGGGCCGAGCGCTGGTCAGACATTCGCGAA
The sequence above is a segment of the Candidatus Eisenbacteria bacterium genome. Coding sequences within it:
- a CDS encoding VOC family protein, whose protein sequence is MVMVKPVPEGMQAVFPMLVCQSPEAEMDFCAAAFGAVEQVRRPGPDGSPIHIAMRINDAFLVVQSEFPDVVASRAPVADGSSPVVVFVYVADVDLVVERAVAAGAKILIPAQNQFWGDRSARILDPSGHVWTVASRIEETTEQQRAERWSDIREVRQPD
- a CDS encoding sugar transferase, whose product is MAADQPPVEELPRPQPGLPRGIEVALAGLGLLVLSPLLLVSALAIIATSPGGALFRQVRVGRDGRLFGLLKLRSMRIDLDGPPLTGRVDTRVTPLGRWLRRAKIDEIPQLWNVVVGDMALVGPRPEVPRYVDLADPRWRRVLEVRPGLTDPMTVKLRNEEALMPGSAEERERFYVETLLPMKVLGNLEYLSRRNAASDVSVLMATLIAIVFPGPPPDREELLRRGRI
- a CDS encoding DegT/DnrJ/EryC1/StrS aminotransferase family protein; its protein translation is MTGANVPYFRPPITDDDVEAVAAAVRSGWLTSGPQVKRFEQEFAAAVGAKHALAVNSCTAALHLAVEALHLRADQVVLTPTMTFAATAEVVRYQGAWPLLVDCDPVTAHLDFADAERKLADFRAGRLPGKLPADAEVVGIIPVHVAGLMMDVAKVKAFATKHRLWTVEDSAHSFPAAWRCSAGHAWQRCGENTSMIGCFSFYANKTITTGEGGMAVTDDDDLAGRMRLMALHGLSHDAWGRYAGGPWDYRIVAPGFKYNMTDMAAALGLRQLSRAHELRDAREALAMRYLEALADVEWIELPPVNADRVHAWHLFPIRLRLDRLRADRNQILDELKKEGVGCSVHWRPLHLHPYYEEFGWTRAHLPEASALWERLISLPMFPGMREDEFQHVVRTVSAVCARHGR
- a CDS encoding Xaa-Pro peptidase family protein, which produces MSDLHRNRVSRLQRAIDSQEADFMLIAPSADFFWATGAKARSTERLLALVVPRRGDPFCLVPRLESDALAHECPWLECVAWADHENPLPMLEKRLDLDRPRTLLIGEGFRVTPLLALAARATCRPSASAMAPLRAVKDPDELRHLAEAGRHADAIVLETAEFMRPGMTEIEVARFAMRRFEDAGDTEPWAICASGPNSALPHHFNSSRRLQEGDVVILDVGAYTSGYGSDITRTFWLGTPPAEAEKVYAIVDDARRAGIAAARPGAPCEAVDRAARAVIEKAGYGEFFVHRTGHGVGLEVHEPPYLAGGNATPLEASNVHSVEPGIYLPGRFGVRLEDLVVVEPDGARRLNEAPFDPTLQRVRG
- a CDS encoding ATP-dependent DNA helicase, whose product is MTVDTRATPHGSALILEHLNERQREAVTHGEGPLLIVAGAGTGKTHVITSRIAWLIAEKRVRPEQILALTFTDKAATEMESRVDVLVPYGYTDATIATFHAFGDRLVRSFGIELGFTTRPRVCSEAEVRVFLREHLFDLGLRRYAPLGQPDANLAALVRCFSRARDEDVSPEEYLAFARKLEAEARDESQRDEAAAELEKALAYARYRELMLSNDRLDFGDQVGLALRILRERPHVLRQLHDQYRYILVDEFQDTNHSQFEMIRLLAGERQNLTVVGDDDQSIYRFRGAKMANLLAFLEVFSDAKTVVLTTNYRSRQNLLDAAYRLIQHNNPDRLEARLQQRSGDKRFEKRLRSAFEGDGLIEHREFLTASDEAEFVVDTIKTEIEAGRRSPRDFAILARTHRQLVPVLTALEASGIPFQQNAQSRLYSRDEVRLCLAVLRAVADPDDSTATYQLLASPLLGAEEADLMRLNSLASRRNQSLRQVLERLAAEPLLHELQDRTRGAADRYLTLTRQLVHLAVRRPTTDVLYAFVHESGFLAQLTAEDTPEAEEKIRNVAKFFKIAKRISESLEENRAHTFVRYLDLLIEAGDDPAAAEVDVELDAVQVITAHNAKGLQFPVVFMVSLAEGRFPTRERGDELPFPPALIKEPPTLHSPHTEEERRLFYVGMTRAREELYLTWAIDYGTRMPWKMSKLVAEALDVLAPKGPRAPIAARESIERHAPAPVPPAAARTPISDQELLELSSIRVHDYLTCPLKYRYAHELQIPLPSDPRAMYGIAIHNAILIYHQHRLKGYPITAKDVIRVFESSWSSDGFLSRDHEERRLEQGRETLRQFVAREEQSDSAPLQVEQSFKFRQGMNSVSGRWDRIEEKQGGIVIVDFKTAEVDEEKGAMQRTMESLDAGQLGLYALAYHETRGIMPARVELHFVDSDTKGSAAVSAAHLEKAHARIAEAAAGIRAAQFVPKPGFQTCRNCPYGLSGICRHSATHAGR
- the gltX gene encoding glutamate--tRNA ligase, giving the protein MSVRVRFAPSPTGYLHVGGARTALYNYLFARGHGGTFILRIEDTDAARSTPESLAAIFDSLRWLGLTWDEGPEAGGDCGPYFQAQRRDLYHQHAATLTASGRAYPCYCTAEELEARRAAQVASGEPPGYDDRCRGLDAEGRAAREKEGRKAALRFALPSSGETGWVDVVRSQVTFRNDLLDDFVLIRSDGLPTYNYACVIDDHAMAITHVIRGDDHISNTPRQLLLYQALGWTPPVFAHVPMILGADGSRLSKRHGATSVGAYRDLGYLPEAMVNFLAMLGWAYDGQRELFTLDELVQCFKLERVGSNPAVFNTDKLEWMNGQHLRMLPEGERIRRVAAHLSVQGYDVTSRGPEWLAALVRAIGDRMKTLEDAERYVAFALKAELARDPEAWAEVREKPDVAPRLRSLEAKLAVESSWDLESLERVTRGVAAELGIKAGELIGLTRVALTGRKVSPGIFDVMWLLGRERTLERLEDTAREWEEARRASV
- a CDS encoding glycosyltransferase family 2 protein — protein: MSTKPSVTVIMPIRNEGAFIDRSLGAVVDQDFPRERLQILVADGRSTDDTRARIQDLARKHPEVTIEIVDNPGGIVPTGMNAALRKATGDIIVRVDGHTIVERDYIRRCLDALERTGAQCVGGRMDAVADAALGRAVALATSSPFGVGGARFHYSPREEEVDTVYMGAWPRELFQRMGGFDEEMVRNQDDELSYRIRERGGRIMLDPSIKSRYYPRTSLRTLWRQYFQYGYWKVRVMQKHPLQMKLRHFAPGALVATLAVTALASPFSAAARVALVTVASLYVAANLAASAWTARRADEGSAPWLPVVFAALHLSYGAGFLTGLVRFAGRFGQRPAEATS
- a CDS encoding ABC transporter substrate-binding protein; this encodes MKLQHGSGERGLAFAWTAVVAAVLGLSCGGGSKEMPPVRVTWVVGQALPNFDPLGPPDPVRAAIERLISRGLVEEDSTGRIVPAAAESVAISGNGLQYRFTLRPDLTFSDGSPCRSEAFREAIEAGVNRLDHATYAWLFSSIEGMSKARPGRPLPPLGIATPDPRTLLITLSRPDSLFLRKLAFPGAAVPWRRGAEGWFDGVGSYRIAAAAPQRLTLALRAPSAGLPDSIQIRFIPAASRVRALLRASAPDLVWPPPPDLLDQALPPAYQALSRAARPTRRLLLVLRPDLPPTSKEAARHALTSGLNRAELIDALGIAGEDRTTGLTGAPPYPFPNDDPSQVREWLERGDLGRSLHVVMAYSADGMGARVARTLQSEWARNGLDVELRPFREPAVSTEMLRRGGAQLLLVEDQAILATASAELASLVLPMRGPAVGAFRVGWMTREFDPWIWAAGNPPPLDAGAAQQRLVDEDIALPIANLPWLWVQRAEVKGRFHPRLGPDPIGAAP